A stretch of DNA from Posidoniimonas polymericola:
CTTCGCCGTAGACGCCGGTGGCGGTAAGCAGCCCACACAGGCCAACCGCCGCCAGGATCGCCAGCAGCATTGGGAACAGGCGGAACACCAAGCTGTGCCGGGCGGCGACTAGTGAGAACCCGATGATCATGGCCATCGTCAGCAGGCTAGTCGGCCAGTGGCTCGCGGCGACCGGGGCGCCGGCCTGATACAGCGCCAGGCCGATCAGCATGATCACCGGACCGACCACCACCGGCGAGAGAATCTTGCGGACCTGCCCCATCAAACCCGAGAAGCCGATGGCCGCCTCGACCAGCGCGCCCAGGATCACGGCCCCGGCGATGTACTGCATGCAGAGCCCACCGTCGCCGGCGAAGCCACCCTCGGACGCCGGGGCCAGCACGGTTGGGATGATTACGGTCGTGAAGGCGGCCAGAAACGAGAAGCTGACGCCCTGGATGATCGGTAGCCGCGACCCAAGTGTCGACTGCAGCAGCGTCGCGACGCCGCTGCATAACATCACCGACGAGATCAGCAGCGCCGTGTCGGTCGGAGACATCCCCATCTGTGGGGCCAGCAGCAGCGGCACCGCTACGGTCGAGCCAAACATCGTCAGCACATGCTGCAGCCCCAGCACCACCGCCCGCCCAAGGGGCGGCCGATCGTCGAGGCCGTAAATGACGCTACTATGGTCCATCACTTCCTTCGGCTTAATTCACGCGTTCCCGGCTCCACAGAAAAAGATCGCCGCTGGTCGCTATTGCTAGCGATAGCCCATTAGGTGAAAACCCCGCGGCTCGAAGTTCGCGTTCAACACCGATCTTCCATCGCCTCGTTCCCAGAGAGTACGGACTCGACCGGCCCTCAGTAAGCATCAGTGTGTGTTCGGGCCATTGCAGTACAAAATCGCTGAGCCACCAACCATCGCTCGTGGTTGTCGGAAGCCCCCCTCCGTGCAATCCAGAGATTGAAACATCCGCCGATCCGATTGGGCCAAAGCCTTCAGCCACTAGAGTGCCAGTGTCGTATCGATATCCGTCGTCTGATATGTCGCGTGCGATCCGTTCCCCAGAGTTTGCGTCGAACACACCGCGCCCTTGCGATGACACTACTAGCAGATGCCGCGAATCTTCTGTGAAACCGATTTCCGTTAGCCCGCCTATGCATGACTGGAAAACCAGGCTCCACGGTGAAGGAGGCGGTTCAATGTCTTGAGCGACCATTATGGTGAACAGGTCGCGAAGATGCTGTGGGACAGTCTCAGGGACACTAGAGATCTGTTTCCTTCGCCACATGACGCCTCGAATAAAACTGGCTAAAGATTGCAAAGGCAGACGCCACCTAAGTGTTTAGCGCGGGGGGTGTTACAATTCCGTGATCGCCCCGTAAGTCTCTGGCCGGCGGTCGCGGAAGAACTGCCAGGTGTTCCGCACCTCGCGGATCAGGTCGAGGTCCATGTCGGCGATGACGATGTCGTCCTCGTCGCGTTTGTCGCTCTGGGCGATGAACTGCCCGCGGGGGTCGACGAAGTAACTCTGGCCGTAGAACTCGCCGATCCGCCACGGCTCCTCCCAGCCCGGCCGGTTGATCGCGCCGACAAAGTACTGGTTGGCGACCGCGTGGGCCGGCTGCTCGAGCTTCCACAGGTACTCGCTGAGCCCCGCCACCGTGGCCGACGGGTTGAACACGATCTCGGCGCCGTTCAGGCCCAGGCAACGGGCGCCGTCGGGGAAGTGGCGGTCGTAGCAGATGTAGACGCCCACCTTGCCCACGGCGGTGTCGAACACGGGATAACCAAGGTTGCCCGGGCGGAAATAGAACTTCTCCCAGAAGCCGGGCTGGCAGTGCGGGATGTGGATCTTGCGGAACTTGCCGAGGTACTCACCCGTGGCGTCGATCACCGCGGCCGTGTTGTAGTAGACCCCGGTCAGGTCCTCCTCGTACATCGGGACGACCATCACCATCTTGTGCTTCTTGGCCAAGTCGCACATCAGCTTGGTGGTCGGCCCGTCCGGGATCCGCTCGGTCAGCTCGTACCACTTGGTCTCTTGCTCGGCGCAGAAGTAGGGCCCGTAGAAGATCTCCTGCAGGCAGCAGACCTGGGCGCCCTTGCTAGCGGCCTCTTCGATCATCGCCACGTGCTTGTCGATCATCGCCTGCTTGATCTTGGCGGTAGGCGACGTGGTGGGCTCGCAGGTAGTGGCCTGGATCAGGGCGCCACGAACAGGGCGGGGCATACGCGGGACCTTCGGTAGAGGAATGCGGGAAGCTGCGTCGGTTGGTCCGCCCTTCCCGCGTGCTGGTTTTGAGCAATCTGCGGGAGTTGGTATCTTAACGCAATCAACAGTCTTGCACTAATAGTAAATTTGCGTGAGCGGGGTTCACGGCTGCACCCTTCCGTATCCTGGCGGCGCCCTTCCCTTGCCCGGTGGCTACCGATGAACCCGTTCCGTTCGCCAACCGCAGACGAGGCGCCGATCGATGACTCGGTGCTGGCGGTGTCGTCGAACCGGGGCCCGGCGATCGTCTTCGCGATGCTTGCATGGGTGCTCGCACTTGTGTGGAGCGGAATGATGCTCTGGGAGTCTGGTCCCTACTCGTGGTGGTCACTCGGGATTCCCTTCTGCTTTCTGATTGCGATCCTTGCTTCGATGACGGCGGCCGGGCACTGCGAGATACTTGCAATCGGCGGCCGGGAACTCACCATCTATTGCCCATCGCCGTTAGACGGCGGTCGCGTCACACTAGGCATTGAAGAAGTTGAGAGCATCGAGTGGGGCATCGGCTACGAATGTGATACCGTAACCCTCAAGCTTGGCGAATCCGTCCACGGCGCCGTCTACCGATCGAAGGCGTGGTCCAAGGCTTCCCCCGCGACGCGTGAAGTCTGCTGGCAGGTCGACCACGACGCCTCGATGAACTGCGAGCGTTCTGAAATCCGCGAAGCCCTCCGGCAATGGCTGAACGACGCGAACCACCCCGACGACAAGAAGCAACTCACCGTAGCACGAATCCCATGAGCACCACCGCACCCCAAACCGTCCCCTTCCTCATTGGCGGCCAGTGGCTCGAGCTCGACGCCGACGCGTTCGAGGACGTCTACAACCCGTCGACCGGCGGGGTGATCGCCCGCACGCCGCTCGGCGGGCCGGCGGAGGTCGACCGCGCGGTGCAGGCCGCCGCGGCCGCGCTGCCCTCCTGGGCCGACACGCCGGTCGTCGAGCGGGCCCGCGTGATGTTCCGCCTGCGGCAGCTGATGGACGACCGCTTCGAGGAGATCGCCAAGCTGGTCACCCGCGAGCACGGCAAGACCATCGCCGAGGCCCGCGCCGAGGTGATCCGCGGCGTCGAGATGGTCGAGTTCGCCGCCGGCATCCCCAGCCTGATCATGGGCGAGGTGCTCCCCAACATCGCCGCCGGAGTGGACGCGTCCTGCGTCCGCCACCCGGTGGGCGTCTGCGTGGGCATCACGCCGTACAACTTCCCCAACATGGTGCCGCTGTGGATGGTGCCAGTGGCGATCACCTGCGGCAACACCTTCGTGCTGAAGCCGTCGGAGAAGGTGCCGTTGTCGGCCGTGCTGCTGGGCGAGCTGCTCGACGAGGCCGGGCTGCCGCCGGGCGTGTTCAACGTTGTGCACGGCGGCAAGCCCTGCGTTGACGCGTTGCTCGAGCACCCGCAGGTCGCCGCGATCTCGTTCGTCGGCTCGACGCCGATCGCCGAGTCCATCTACAGGACTGGCACGGCCAATGGCAAGCGGGTGCAGTCGGCCGGCGGCGCCAAGAACCACCTGATCATCATGCCCGACGCGGACATGGACCAGACCGTCAAGGCGCTCGCCGCCAGCGCGTACGGCTGCGCTGGCCAGCGCTGCATGGCGGGCAGCATGGCCGTGGCGGTCGGCGCCGCCGGCGACCCGCTGGTTGACGGGCTGGTGGACTTCTCCCGCAAGATGACGGTCGGCCCCAGCGACCCCGACGTCGACGCCGACGCCGAGTCGGTCGACATGGGCCCCGTGATCCGCGACGCGCACCTGCAGCGGGTCGCCGGTTACCTGGACATCGCCGGCGAGGACGGCGCGACCGTCGCGCTCGACGGCCGCCGCGGCGACTCGGGCGGCGCGTTCCTGATCGGCCCGAGCGTCGTCGACCGGGTCGAGCCCGGCATGCGGATCGCCAGGGAGGAAGTCTTCGGGCCGGTGCTCAGCGTGTCGCGTGTCGCCACGCTCGAGGACGCGTTGGCGCTGGGCGACGACTGCGAGTACGGCAACGGCGCGGTGATCTTCACGCAGAGCGGCTACGCCGCCCGCGAGTTCACCCAGCGGTTCAACGCCGGCATGATCGGCGTGAACGTCGGCGTGCCGGCGCCGATGGCGTGGTTCCCGTTCACCGGCTGGAACCGCTCGTTCTTCGGCGACCTGCACGTGCAGGGCCGCGAGGGTATCCAGTTCTATACCCGCCAAAAGGTCGCGCTGACACGGTGGCCCCGCTCCGACCAGTCGCACGCCGACCCGGTCTGGAAGACGTCGCGGTAGACCCGCCTTCTTACTGCGCGGCGGCGGCCCCGGGCCCCTTGCCCGGAAACGCGCCGAAGCTCATGTACAGCTTAGCGAACGGCGGCTTGAGCCCCACGGCGGCCTGCAGGATGGCATCCGGGTCGCCACCGCGGAGGGCGGCGTTCAGCTTCGAGAGCGACGCCCGAACCTTGTCGACGCCCTCGCCGATTTGAAGCGGGCTCGGCCAGCCCTCGGGCGCCGCTGGCAGCTCGAAGCTGGTCTGCTCGGCCAGCGCCCAGGTGTGCGACGCCTCGGCGGCCAGCTGGCGGAGCTCGGCCAGGTACGCCTGATCAACGTCGGCTGCCGGCTTGTCCTTGGCCGGCTTGACGATTTCCTCCATCACGCGGTGGTAGTCGCTCAGCACGTCCAGCGGGTACGCAACGCCGAGCGACCGGCGCCGCTCTGCCAGCAGTGCGCGGATCGGCTCGAGCGACTCATGGGCGGCGAGGGTCTCGCCGCTCTCGGCCAAGCCGAGGGCGTCCTCAACAATCTTGCTTACGCCGCCAAACAGCACGCCGGCCACCCCGACCGACTCAGCCCGCTCAACGAGCTTGGGCAGCCGCTTCTGCAGGCGGCCGATTGCCGCGACGCCCTGCTTCTGCTTGCCCTGGTTGGTCAGCGCGAGCGCTGGGATATACAGCTGATCGAGCGCCGCTGACACGGCGATCAGTTTCGCCTTGGCGGTCGGCTCCAGCCTGACGGCAGCCGCCTGCTTGTAGTCGGGGACCTGGTGCGCCTGCTCGGCCTCCTCGAATCCGGAGTCGACAAAGCCCGACACCACCTTCGCGTGGGCCTGGATCAGCGCAACCACCTTCGGGTCGGCAGAAGACTCGACGACCTCGACGCCGTCGGGGATCTCCTTAATCTGCATCTGGACCTTGTCGGCGTTCGCAAAGACCTCGTTGAACAGCGGGTCCCAGCGGCGGACCGGGCTGCCGCCCTCGATTCGCTTCTTCATCGCCGCCACGTGGTCGCGGATCTTGGCTACGAGCTCGGGGTCCGCGGAGGTCGTCTGGGTGCGGACGCCGTTGGGGGTCTTGGTGACGGTGCGTTCGATGTCGCCGTGCTGGCCGAGCAGCTCATGGAAGACGTTGCGGTCGTGGTTGAAGGCCTCGTCCTGGCCGCGGCCAAAACCGCCGCCGCCCCGGCCCCGCCCGATCGGCTGCGACGCAGCGTCAGACACGATCAAACCAACTAGGACCAACAGCACCACGCCGGCGCCCACTCTCAACGGCTGATATCCAAACACAACCAGCTCCTTTCCCAACCTGAACGCGGCGATCGCCGGCCCCGAACGAGACCAACCCGCCACGCAATGCAACGACTTGTATCGATAGTACGATATATCGGTCGGAGCGGATAGCGACAGATTG
This window harbors:
- a CDS encoding nitrilase-related carbon-nitrogen hydrolase, which codes for MPRPVRGALIQATTCEPTTSPTAKIKQAMIDKHVAMIEEAASKGAQVCCLQEIFYGPYFCAEQETKWYELTERIPDGPTTKLMCDLAKKHKMVMVVPMYEEDLTGVYYNTAAVIDATGEYLGKFRKIHIPHCQPGFWEKFYFRPGNLGYPVFDTAVGKVGVYICYDRHFPDGARCLGLNGAEIVFNPSATVAGLSEYLWKLEQPAHAVANQYFVGAINRPGWEEPWRIGEFYGQSYFVDPRGQFIAQSDKRDEDDIVIADMDLDLIREVRNTWQFFRDRRPETYGAITEL
- a CDS encoding CoA-acylating methylmalonate-semialdehyde dehydrogenase; this encodes MSTTAPQTVPFLIGGQWLELDADAFEDVYNPSTGGVIARTPLGGPAEVDRAVQAAAAALPSWADTPVVERARVMFRLRQLMDDRFEEIAKLVTREHGKTIAEARAEVIRGVEMVEFAAGIPSLIMGEVLPNIAAGVDASCVRHPVGVCVGITPYNFPNMVPLWMVPVAITCGNTFVLKPSEKVPLSAVLLGELLDEAGLPPGVFNVVHGGKPCVDALLEHPQVAAISFVGSTPIAESIYRTGTANGKRVQSAGGAKNHLIIMPDADMDQTVKALAASAYGCAGQRCMAGSMAVAVGAAGDPLVDGLVDFSRKMTVGPSDPDVDADAESVDMGPVIRDAHLQRVAGYLDIAGEDGATVALDGRRGDSGGAFLIGPSVVDRVEPGMRIAREEVFGPVLSVSRVATLEDALALGDDCEYGNGAVIFTQSGYAAREFTQRFNAGMIGVNVGVPAPMAWFPFTGWNRSFFGDLHVQGREGIQFYTRQKVALTRWPRSDQSHADPVWKTSR